In the genome of Desulfobotulus pelophilus, the window TCTGGCATCTACTGACCCGGCTTTCGTGGGTAGTACACCCGCTCCATATCGGGGAGCTGCGGATATTCCCCACACACAATGTCATCCATAATGGTGCGGAAGGCCTCAACGGCATCCAGAATCGCCAGCCCTTTGGGATTCGCAGCGGGGTAGGCCTTTCGTAGGGCTGCACCACATCCATGATCCGGAGCCGTATCTCATACAGATCAGCACCCTATTTTTTGTGATCATCCAGACTGATTTTTTTCATTTTGCACCTTATGAAAGGAGGGGGTATGTACCTGAACAGAAAAGAAGTTGCGGCCAGACTGTGTGTATCTCCGGGAACCGTCACCGCCATGGTTCGCAGGGGGGATCTTCCCCAGCCCATCCGATGGGGCCCCTTCACATTGCGCTGGCCTGTATCCGACATCGAGGAGGCGGAGCGCAAAGCTCTGTCCGAAAGGCCCTTTGTTCCAAGGCAACCCCGCAACCCGCCGGGGAGACCCAGAAAACACAGCGAAAAGGATCACGCCCTCCACTGATTCCAGGCGTTTTGTTCACCGGGGGCAGAGGCAGGTGAGCTGGGGGCAGGCATAGCCCTCAGTTCATCCAGCCAGTCCGCCCATTGCTGCACCATTCCCGTCCGCTGTTCTAAAAAGGTTGTCCGGTTGTATGCTCTCCCAAGGGCATCCTTGACCCTGTGTCCTAACTGCATTTCCACAACACTCTCAGGAAAATTCAGCGTTTCAACCAAATGGGTCCGGGCTACGGCTCGCCACCCGTGAGCCGTCATTTTCCCGGCATAGCCGAGGGAGTCCAAGACGGCCTTAATCGATGTGTTGGACAGCATCCGACCCTTTCCCCTGAGCGCCGGAAAAACAAACTCCCCGTCCGCAGTCAAAGAGTGAACCTCCGCAAGAATCTGCATGGCCTGTCTGGACAAGGGGGATATCATTTCCGTCTGTGTTTTCGTTGTGGTCCTGTACCACAGGGCTTCCTCCGGGTTGATATCCTGCCAACGCATGGACAGCATTTCCCCTGGACGGCAAAACACCAGCGGTAAAAATCTGGCGGCAGAGCGGACAATGACACTCCCACCATATTGATCCAGCGCCCGCAGCAGCCCTCCCAGCTCGGCTTTATCCAGAATGGCCGGGAAATGCTCCGTTTTGTATGAAGGTATCAGACCGGCCAGATCCTGCGTGGGGTCTCTCTGCGCTCTGCCCGTAGAAATTCCGTATCTGAAAATCAGGGATATGATGGATTTAACCCGGTGGGCCGTCTCTATGCGCCCGGAATCACAAATTTTCAGGAGCATGTCCAAAACCATGGGTGGGGTGATGTCGTCGGGGTGGTGTTCGCCCAAATGGGGCAGTATGAGATTTTTTATCCGGGAGAGGTTTCTGTCTGCGTGGGAGGGTACCACCTGCATGGCATGGATTTTTTCGTGCCAGTCCAGGGCCAGCGCCTGAAAAGCTTGATCAGCCCCTTTCCGTTTCCCTTTGCCTCCGGGTGCCAACCCATCAGCAAGATCCACCCTTGCCTTGGCCGCTGCTATGCGGGCTTCCTTCAGGGAAACCACGGGGAAGGTTCCGAGCGAAGCCATTTTCTGCTTGCCATCAATATAATACCGGAGCTTCCAGATCTTGCGCCCGGTGGGCTCTATTTGCAGGGACAGGCCGTCACCGTCGGTGAGGAAATAGCGTTTTTCCCGGACCTCGGCCTTCTCGCAGACCATGTTGTTTAATTTGCCAAGAGCCATATTTTGCGCCCTTCTCGAAGTATAAGTAATGAGTGATCAGATTTTTTTTAGGTCACTCGGAGGTTACTTAAAAAACCCCAGAAGGGCAATATTTTATATATTTCCTTTGTTATGCTTTGCCCTCGGTTTTTTCGCAAAAGGCCCGTCAATACTGGAAATCAGGCATAAAAAAAGCTCCCCTTGGGGAGCGTTTTTTCAGTTCTGGTGGAGGCGGCGGGAATTGAACCCGCGTCCGAAGACTCTCTATGACAGTGTCTACATGCTTAGTTCAGATTTTAATTTTAGTCCTTGCCAACGCCTCTGAACAGGCTGTGGTTCAGACGATCCTGCTGATTCAACCTGACAAACCGCAGGCAGATTTGTCAAGCGGTCCCACGAGTCGACGCCCCATTCCAGCACTGCGGGAGGATGCTGGCAGGACGGTAGCTTATGCTGCTACGGCGTAGTTATAATCGTCTGCGATTACTTTAGGTTCCACTGTTTAACGAGTCTGCGGAAAACTCGGCATGCAACCATCACTTCAACATCCCCGTCGAAGCCATGTCGCCCCCAATTTTTAAAGATCAGATTCAATACTTACATTTTTAAGATACATGTGCTGCGGCGGTTTGTCAACATGGCTTCCCGTACGGCAGGAAATCAGTTGGCTTTATTTATGAGGTTCTTTGAGAATGTGCCGCAAGGTTCCTGATCCATTCCAGTATATGCCGGGCAACATCCTCCCACTCAGGCTCCCAGATCATACCATGGGAAAGCGGAGGGTAGTGAATCTGTTCCGTATTATAATAGCGGCTGATTCTCCGGACAACGGAGGGTGGTGTGACAACATCTCTGCCTCCACTGTAGATGCGTATGGGACAGCGGATTGCATGCGGGGGTACGGAACAGATTTTTGAGGAGTGAAGAAAGGGGAATGCCATTTCAGAGAAGGCCTTTCCGGATTCTGGAACGAGACTGGAAAACAGGTCGGATTCCGTTTCCGCCGAGAGTCTTCCTCCGCAAATGCGGTGAAAGCTTTCCCTGTTTGGAATCAGAGCCTTCTGCCAGAAATTTCCAAGAAAAAGGATGGGCAGAAAAGTGAAAAAGCTTGAAAAGTCCAATCCGGATACTTCTGCGGGCGGGGCCGGTGTTATGAGGATGATGGCTTTGAATGGATGCCGTGAAGCAAGGATCTGGGCGAGTAGGCCTCCCATGGAGTGTCCGATGAGGATGGTATCCGCTGCGTCATGGATCAGCTGTTTTTCAAGGGAGCTAAGATAGCTTGCCATGCCCTCGCGGGCTACTTTATTCGTCTCACCAGGTGGAATGTGGTGGGGCAGGGCAGGGCAGCAGACCTTGTATCCATTGGATTCGAAGAAGAACCTGTAGTTATGCCAGAGGGCAGGTGAGCCCCACATGCCATGAATCAGGCAGAGTTTTGTTTCCATAGGAATCTCCATGAAATACAGAATCTGTTATTCCGGGATAAAAAAGAATGCGGCAGTTTTACATGGGAGATTTGTTTTCAGCCTGAGGTCCCGGATCTCCGGCATCTGCCTGGGCATAATGAATCGTAAGCTGGGGCTGGAGGTTGGCTACAAGAGCAGCAAAATCCTGTTTTCTGTCTTCTGGAAGTTCTTTTGCTCTGGGGGAGTCGACTTTTGTTGGATCCACAGGGGTACCATTGTGGGTCATGCGGAAACACACGTGGGGACCAGTGGCCAGGCCGGACTGGCCAATGTAGCCGATGACTTCGCCCTGGTCCACTTTTTTACCAGCGCGCATACCCCGTGCAAAGCGGGACATGTGGAGATAGGCTGTTTCGTAGCCATTCCCATGGCGGATACGGACAAATCGGCCGGACCCGGCGTTCTGAGTAGCCTGAATGACGGTGCCGCTTCCAGCCGCATAGATGGGGGTACCTGTAGGAGCAGCATAGTCCACGCCGTAGTGTGGCCTGTATTCTTTAAGTATGGGATGGTAGCGGCTGAGGGTGAAGCCGGAAGTTATGCGACCGAAAGGAACGGGGCTTTTCAGGAAAAAACGTTTGATGTTTTGTCCCTGAGAGTTGAAAAAGTCAGCATGGCCGTCTTCGTATTCAAAGCGATAGGCATCGTGAACCCGGCCTCTGTTGATTATTTTCGCAGCGATAATATTCCCGTAGCCCTGAAACTCATCGTTATGGTAGCGCCGTTCCACAAGAACGGAAAAGGTGTCTCCTTTTCGCAGGTCTCTGGAAAAATCAATTTCCCAACCAAAGAGGTTGTTCAGGCGAATAGCCAGAGTGATATCCTCAGAGGATTTCATGGCATCGGAAAGTGTGGTTTCAATGACTCCATGGACTGTGGCTGGATATATGTCATAGGCCATGGAGTGCACGGAGGCATGGAAACCTTCCTCATCAAGATCAACGGCAAGAAAGTGTGAGTTATCGATGCTGTACTCAAGACGGGCAAAGCTGTTATCAGTGGTAATAACCCTGTAGTCCCTTCCGGCGCGGATTTTCCTTAAATCGAAAACCTCTTTAGTAGCCAGGGCTATCCCATGGATTTGAGCAGAAGAAAGCCATGGGCTGAGTATACGACTGGCAGTGTCTCCGGGGCGGATGGTACCCGCATGGATGTTTTCAATCGGCTCGTGGGGGGGGGGCATAAGAGATTGGCTGAACTCGGGGTCATCGGTTTCTGTATCACCGCATACCATGAGCGGAGAAGGTAGCTCGTCTGGGCTTTGGGATGTTGAAGAAAATGCCGTATCTGAATTCAGTCCATACTGGAAAAAAACAAAACCTCCCAGTATTATCATGCAGCATAGTATGATATATTTCATTTTGTTTTTATATTCAGTCTGTTATGGTTGAGATGCTGGTTGATTTTATTGACATTTGAGTTCGGATCAGAGGGTTAAATAAACAGGCTATGTAGAGTTGTCTTTGATTTCATTGAAGAATACCTAGCATGGTATTAGAAAGTATGTAAAGGAGTTTGACCTGTGAAAGTGGAAAAGTTCTCTTTTCCATAGATGTTCATATTCTTTGCTATTGCTAAATGCAACCCAAATATGGTCTTGGGGAGAAGATCCTTTTTATGAGAGAAATGTTTAGTCGGGCTGAAGTTCGGTAGATCTTTGGATGCTTGTTTTTTGGGAGTATGGTTCCCTGAATATAATTAGGATTGACGGGATGGCAGAGACCTCTGTATAATGGTTAAACCATTGGACAGGAAGTTTTTTGATGGAAAATAATATGGAAGAAGGGTTCCATGTTTGAAAAAGCAAAACAAAACAGGATGTTTCAGGATGTTGTAGATCAGATTCAGGAGGCCATTCTGGAAGGCAGGATGATGATGGGAGATAAACTGCCTCCTGAGCGGGAACTGAAAGAAGTTTTTCAGGTAAGTCGGGGGACTTTGCGGGAAGCCCTTCGTGTTCTGGAGCAAAAAGGTTTGATAGAGATCCGGCTTGGGGTTGGCGGAGGGGCTTTCGTCCGAGAAGTGGCTATGGAGCCCGTGACGGAAGGGCTTGCTCTCCTTCTGCGCAGAAACCGGGTATCTGCAGGAGAGCTTTCCGAATTCAGGAAAGATCTGGAATCCGGCATTGCTGCCCTTGCTGCCCGCAGGGCAGGGTTTGATGATGTGCTGCTTTTAAAAGATTTTCTGAAAGAGATGGCAAAGGCACTGAAAGAACCCTTTGACTGGGAAGCTGTTATTGCAGCGGATAATCGTTTTCATCTGGCCTTGGGAGAGATTGCGGGAAATCTGGTATACAGAACCATTCAGGCAACCATCCATGAGAATATATATCCCTATTTTGATCGCTATGTTCCCAAAGATCAGGCAACCCTGCAAGGAAACTATGAAGATCTCTGTGCTGTTGTTGATGCCATTGTCAGGGGCGATGAAAAAGATGCAGTGGTGTGCATGCAGGCTCATTTGGCACGCTACGATCAATATATAGATGGTGCTGAGCTGCCTCTGCATCTGTAGGCTGGAATAATTCTGTTTCAAGATAAAAAGAGTTTATTCTAATTTGATTAAGGTGCCTTGGGAACCTACTTATCTGGAGAGTATCATGTCACACATCATGCAGGACCCCCTTGTTATGAAGGCCGCAGCCCGTGCCGCTCAGTGGCAGAGTCGGGCCAATAGCCTCCTTACTTCTGAAGAAAAACGAATTCAGTCTCAGATGGCAAAATTACTAAACCGGCCTGAAGATAAGATTATTTTGACCAAGCTTATCGACCGGAGTTTCCGGTCTTCGGATTTTTCCAGGGTTGCGGAGCAGGTGGCCCATGTGCTGGATGACGATGGTTTCCCACGTTTTTTTTCACTGCCGGAGAAGGCTCTGGCCCTGCTGTTTACCATTGCAGGCCGGCATGTGCCGGGGTTTTCCGTTCCAAAACTTGTGGAGGCCATACGGAGGCAGAGCAGCCGTGCCATTGTGCCGGGAGAACCCGATGATCTGCGCGCCCATCTTCATGCCAGAAAGGCTGAAGGGGTGCGCATGAATATCAATCATCTGGGGGAGGCTGTTCTGGGTGAAGGAGAGTGCCGTATCCGCTTGAAAACCTATCTGGATGACTTGAATGATCCGGATGTAGAATATATATCGGTTAAGATCTCAACTATTTATTCTCAGATTAGCTCCTTTGCATTTGAAGAAACCGTGTCGGTTCTGGTTGAAAGACTGTCTTTGCTGTACCGAACGGCGGCAGCCAGTACCTTTTGTCATCCCGATGGTCGTGTCAGCCCTAAGTTTGTTAATTTGGATATGGAGGAATATAGGGATCTTGCCATTACTGCGGAAGCCTTTCAGCGAACTCTGGATCAGCCGGAGTTTTTTAGCCACAGGGCAGGTCTTGTTCTGCAGGCGTACCTTCCGGATGCCTGGCCCATGCAGCAGCATCTGACGGAGTGGGCCAAAAAAAGGGTGGCTGCAGGCGGCGCTCCTATCAAAATACGGCTGGTCAAGGGTGCTAATATGGAAATGGAGCAGGTGGATGCGGCTCTGCATAACTGGCCGCTGGCCCCCTATGACAACAAGCTGTATGTGGATGCTAACTATCGTCGTATGGTGGACTATGGGATGAATCCGGGCAACATGGGTGCCGTTCATCTTGGTATCGCTTCGCACAATCTTTTTGAGCTGGCCTATGCATGGGAAAGGGCCGTGGCCAATGGAGTCAGGGACTGTGTAGGTTTTGAAATGCTGGAAGGTATGGCGGATCATGTTCGCAGAGCTATTCAGGAAACCACCGGTGCTGTTCTGTACTATGCCCCTGTGGCTTCAAAGGATCAGTTCATCAACGCCATTGCCTATCTGATACGCAGGCTGGATGAGAATACCGGGCCGGAAAATTTTCTTCGTTATGCATGCCAGCTTTCCGTCCATTCTGCCCAGTGGAAATATCTGGCAGATCAGTATTATGCATCCTGTAACATGAAAGACAGGGTTCCTGCCGTCTTTCACAGAAATCAGAACCGGAGTCTGGAAGAGGAGCAGGGGCCTCAGGGTACCTTTCATGAGAAACGGTTTGTGAATGAAGCGGATACGGATTTTAGCCTGACTGCCAACCGAAGCTGGGCGCAATCTGTGAGGGAAAAATGGGAGGTTCGGGAAGGGCAAGAGCCTCTGAAGATCCCGCTTGTCATTGCGGGGGAGGAAGTTTTCCTCGGCAGACAGACAAAGGTCCAGCTGGATCCTTCTACAGCCACAGGAGAGAGCAGGAGAGAGTCGGCTATTTTTGCCATGGGAACGGGAGAGGATGTGGAAAAGGCTGTGGCTACAGCCGTGGCAGATCCCGACGGTTGGCGCTCTCTCTCCTTTGAGGAGAGGCACAGGATTTTGTCTGGAGTTGCCGTAGAGCTTCGCCGACTGCGTGGTGATCTCATTGGTGCTGCTGCAGCCAATACCGGTAAGCTCTTTTCTGAAGCTGATCCAGAAATCAGTGAAGCTATTGATTTTGTTGAATTTTATCCTTACTCTGTACAAAATTTTACAGAGCTTTCCGGTATCGGTGCCCGTGGACGGGGGGTGGGGGTTGTGGTTTCCCCATGGAATTTTCCCGTTGCCATTCCCTGTGGCGGAGTGGCGGCTTCTCTGGCTGCCGGTAATACCGTTATTTTTAAGCCAGCCAGCGATGCTGTGCTGGCTGCCTGGGTATTATGTCAGGCATTCTGGAAGGCAGGTGTTTCCAGAAATACTCTTCAGTTTCTTCCCGGTTCGGGGTCTTCCGTAGGGTCAAAGCTTGTGAATCATGCAGGCGTTGATTTTGTTATCCTCACCGGAGGAACGGAAACCGGTATCAGAATTCTGAAAGACAGGCCGGATCTTCTCTTTTGTGCAGAAACAGGAGGGAAAAATGGTACCATCGTTTCTTCCATGAGCGACAGGGATGCGGCCATTGCCAATGTGATTCATTCGGCCTTCAGTAATACGGGCCAGAAGTGTTCTGCTACGTCTTTGCTGGTTCTGGAAAAGGATGTCTATGATGATGAGAAGTTTCGGCAGCAGCTGGTGGATGCGGCTTCCAGCTGGCATGTGGGCACACCATGGGATTTCAGATCTAAAATAGGGCCACTGGTCCAGCCGCCTTCCGGAGATCTTCTCCGGGCTATGACCACATTAGAGCCGGGAGAGGAGTGGGCGCTGAAGCCTGAACAGGTGGGTGATAATCCCTATTTGTGGACGCCGGGCATTAAATACGGTAGCCGCGAGGGGGGCTATTCCCACATGACAGAATTTTTTGGGCCTCTGCTTTGTGTTATGCGGGCGGAAAATATGGATCACGCAATTTCTATTGTTAATGCAACTGGCTACGGGCTTACCTCGGCTTTGGAAAGTCTGGATCCCCGGGAGCAGGAAAAATGGAAAAGCAGCATCAGGGCAGGTAATCTCTATATCAATCGTGGCAGCACAGGCGCTATTGTGCTGCGTCAGCCTTTCGGTGGTATGGGTAAGTCCGCCCTCGGGAGTGGTATCAAGGCCGGTGGCCCCAATTATGTAAGCCAGTTCATGACCTTGGAAGAAAAGGGCTGGCCCCGGACAGGATCTTTAGACGCGGATCACAGTCTGCTGCGATTATCTCAGGATCTGGAACTGAAGGCAAAATGGGGCGGTATGGAGGAATGCAAGGAAGATATACTACAATTTTCCCGTGCGGTGCCAAGTTACCTGTACTGGTGGCAGGAGGAATTTTCCAGAGAAAAAGATTATTTCCGTCTTCGCGGGCAGGATAACCTTGTTCGTTATCTTCCTGTGGGTAAAACCGTAATCCGTATTCATGCCCGGGACAGTCTCTTTGATATTTTGGCCAGGGTTGCGGCCTGCCGTGTGGTGGGCGCACCCTTTGAGCTTAGCGCGGAGCCGGGCTGCCAAAATGCGGCATTGAAATATCTGGAAACCCACTGGGGAAAACAGCTTCTTGAAGGCGTCCGCCCCTGTATGGAAAGTGACAGATCCCTTGCTGCCCGCATACCTTTTCTGGACCGTATCCGTTATGCGGCGGAAGACAGAGTACCGCGCATGCTGCTGGAAAGGGCTGCCGAAACGGGTTTTTATGTGGCGAGAACCCCGGTTCTTATGGAAGGCCGCATTGAGCTTCTGCAATATCTTCGGGAACAGAGCATCTGCCATACCTACCACCGTTACGGCAACCTTGGCGAACGGGGATTGCTGTAGCGCTTTCATTACTGGAAACGGTTTGTTTGACAGCAAGACTTGACGAAACAGGGCTTTCTCAGAGAAGGGAGGCCCTGATGCCTGGATTTTTTAATGTTGGCACTCCTGTTGCTGTAAAATAAAGTGTATCCACCCGATGCCACAGACTCAGCAGGCTTGTCTGGAGGTTCGCAGTCTCTTTTTTTTACCGTAAAAAAAGCGTGCAGAATTTTTGTTTTCTGCCGCACGGGTGGCCAAGCCTGCGGCTGTGTGGATTCATGGCTGGCAGGCTTGGCTATGGCCTTTTAGGCTGGCCTGTCAGTTTTTGATGGCCGGTGCAGCGGGTAAGATTCAGGCTGCTGCCGTAAGATTGCGTAGGTCCCCGGGGCGGATCAATCCGGCTTCCACGGCGGTGCGGACCAGCTCTTCCCGGAAATCCGGGTGGGCAATGGTGATGAGGGCTTTGGCCCTTTCGGATATGCTTTTCAGGGAAAGATCGGCAATGCCGAACTCCGTGACAATGTACTGCACGTCACTGCGGGGGGTGGTGATGGCTGTTCCGGGAGCAAGGGACAGCTGAATCCGGGAAAGGGTGTTTTTTTTAGCTGTTGATTTGAGGGCGAGGAAGGATTTACCGCCCTTTGAGAGCTGGGCACCCCTTACAAAATCCAGCTGGCCGCCTGTGCCGCTGTACTGCTCAAAACCAAGGGACTCCGAGGCCACCTGCCCGGTGAGATCCACGGCCAGGGCATTGTTCACGGAAATGAAGTTGCTGTGCTGCCCGATGCGCCATGCATTGTTCACATAGCGGGTGGGATGCATTTCCACCACGCCGCTTCTGGCCATAAAGTCATAGTCTTTTTTCCTGCCTACACAGAAAGAACAGATAATTTTACCCGGATGCAGCTCTTTGTGTACACCGGTGATGACACCTTGTTCATAGAGATTCACCATGGAGGGGGTCAGCACTTCTGTGTGAATGCCAAGATCCTTTTTGTCGTAGAGCCTGTCTCCCACCGCATTGGCCAGTCTGCCGATACCCAGTTGCAGTGTGGCACCGTCCGGAATCAAAGGCGCAATGTGGCCTGCAATGGCTTTTTCCTCTGCATCCGCAGGCATGTCAGGCAGTTCAAAAAGATCCCTGTCCACTTCGCAGAGCATGTCCACATCATTCAGATGCACAAGCACTTCCGGCCCGCTTACCATGGGAACCTTCGGGTTGACCTGTACCACAATGTTCTTTGCCGTCTTAGCGGTGGCCGTTCCTACCATGGGAGCACAGGGACCTATACCCATGAAGCCCTTTGCATCCGGGGGAGACACCTCAAGGAAAATGGTGTCAAAGTGATGGCTTTCAAAAAAATCGGATAATCGGCTGAAATGGACACTGACGGGTGTGATGATGCCGGAGGGCATGCACATGCGTTCTACCGGACCCATGAAGGGGCAGTGATAGTAGATACGGCCCGGCTGATCCGGTCCGAGAAAGTCCGGAAGATGGACCAGCATGGCGGAATACAGCTGCACATCCTGGATGTCCTTTCTTGCGGAAAGGGTATTGATGAGCTCCAGTGGGAAGCTTGCTGTGGGGCCTGCGGCTATTTTGTCACCGGACTGTACGTGGGCAACACACTCTTCCGGGCTTCTTCGTTTGGATTGATACAGCTCCTGCATGGTCATGGTTTTCTCCCTGGCGATATGGGGTGCTTGTATGTGTTTCATCAGGCCTTATTCATATCAAGGCATATCAAGGATTGTGCCAGTATGATTTTATTAATAAAATCAATTCTTGTGTCGATGGCGAAGAGGATGTATGACGATATATCGTTTTTTAAGTAACGAATATTCGTGAAGGGTATGATATATCGTGAGGATAAGTCATGAACATTTCCGCGAAGTGACCCGCCGTATTTGTGGCCGTCTGGATCTGGATCAGGCCCTTTATGATGCTTTTTTATACATGAAGGATCTCCTGCCGCTGGATGCCCTCTTCATCACCCTCTATGAGTACGAAAAAAGACGTTCACGGGTCATTGCCCTTGCCTATGAGGGAGGTGGAATTCTTCTGGATGAAAGTTTTCCCCTTTCCGATGCCGCATGGGAGGCCATCCGATCATGGCAGGCCCGGTCCCGTTCCGATACCACTCCATGGATACGGGACCATACCCATCCCATTAACCGGGAGATTCTGCGCACTGTGCGTTCCGGAGTGGCTGCCCTGCAGCAGATGGAAATAGGGGATTTCTGCAGCATGACCTGTGCCCTGCGCATTCAGAAAACCCTCATCGGCAACCTGACCTTTGGTGCCCTTGGAGCCAATCATTATAAAGACAGCCATGCGGCTCTGGTGAGAGATCTCAATGAACCCTTTGCCATCGCCCTGTCCAATGCCCTGCGTTATATGGATCTGCTTCGGGACCATAAGGCCCTGCAGCTGGATGCCCGTCGTATGATGGGCAGTGTGATGGTGGGATCAGACAGCGGACTGAAGGAAGTCCGTCGGCTCGTGGCTCATGTGGCTCCCACGGACAGCCCTGTGCTGCTTCTGGGCGAAACGGGTACGGGAAAGGAAGTGGTGGCTTCGGAAATCCATTCCCTTTCCCGCAGATCCCAGGGGCCGCTGATCCGGGTCAATTGCGGCGCCATTCCGGAAACCCTTATAGACTCTGAACTTTTCGGTCATGAAAAGGGTGCCTTTACCGGTGCAATGGAAACCATGCCGGGACGATTTGAGCGAGCCGATGGCGGAACCCTTTTTCTGGATGAGATTGGGGAACTCCCGTTCAGTGCCCAGGTGA includes:
- a CDS encoding M23 family metallopeptidase, with protein sequence MKYIILCCMIILGGFVFFQYGLNSDTAFSSTSQSPDELPSPLMVCGDTETDDPEFSQSLMPPPHEPIENIHAGTIRPGDTASRILSPWLSSAQIHGIALATKEVFDLRKIRAGRDYRVITTDNSFARLEYSIDNSHFLAVDLDEEGFHASVHSMAYDIYPATVHGVIETTLSDAMKSSEDITLAIRLNNLFGWEIDFSRDLRKGDTFSVLVERRYHNDEFQGYGNIIAAKIINRGRVHDAYRFEYEDGHADFFNSQGQNIKRFFLKSPVPFGRITSGFTLSRYHPILKEYRPHYGVDYAAPTGTPIYAAGSGTVIQATQNAGSGRFVRIRHGNGYETAYLHMSRFARGMRAGKKVDQGEVIGYIGQSGLATGPHVCFRMTHNGTPVDPTKVDSPRAKELPEDRKQDFAALVANLQPQLTIHYAQADAGDPGPQAENKSPM
- a CDS encoding tyrosine-type recombinase/integrase encodes the protein MALGKLNNMVCEKAEVREKRYFLTDGDGLSLQIEPTGRKIWKLRYYIDGKQKMASLGTFPVVSLKEARIAAAKARVDLADGLAPGGKGKRKGADQAFQALALDWHEKIHAMQVVPSHADRNLSRIKNLILPHLGEHHPDDITPPMVLDMLLKICDSGRIETAHRVKSIISLIFRYGISTGRAQRDPTQDLAGLIPSYKTEHFPAILDKAELGGLLRALDQYGGSVIVRSAARFLPLVFCRPGEMLSMRWQDINPEEALWYRTTTKTQTEMISPLSRQAMQILAEVHSLTADGEFVFPALRGKGRMLSNTSIKAVLDSLGYAGKMTAHGWRAVARTHLVETLNFPESVVEMQLGHRVKDALGRAYNRTTFLEQRTGMVQQWADWLDELRAMPAPSSPASAPGEQNAWNQWRA
- a CDS encoding acetyl-CoA hydrolase/transferase family protein, encoding MTMQELYQSKRRSPEECVAHVQSGDKIAAGPTASFPLELINTLSARKDIQDVQLYSAMLVHLPDFLGPDQPGRIYYHCPFMGPVERMCMPSGIITPVSVHFSRLSDFFESHHFDTIFLEVSPPDAKGFMGIGPCAPMVGTATAKTAKNIVVQVNPKVPMVSGPEVLVHLNDVDMLCEVDRDLFELPDMPADAEEKAIAGHIAPLIPDGATLQLGIGRLANAVGDRLYDKKDLGIHTEVLTPSMVNLYEQGVITGVHKELHPGKIICSFCVGRKKDYDFMARSGVVEMHPTRYVNNAWRIGQHSNFISVNNALAVDLTGQVASESLGFEQYSGTGGQLDFVRGAQLSKGGKSFLALKSTAKKNTLSRIQLSLAPGTAITTPRSDVQYIVTEFGIADLSLKSISERAKALITIAHPDFREELVRTAVEAGLIRPGDLRNLTAAA
- a CDS encoding FadR/GntR family transcriptional regulator, with translation MFEKAKQNRMFQDVVDQIQEAILEGRMMMGDKLPPERELKEVFQVSRGTLREALRVLEQKGLIEIRLGVGGGAFVREVAMEPVTEGLALLLRRNRVSAGELSEFRKDLESGIAALAARRAGFDDVLLLKDFLKEMAKALKEPFDWEAVIAADNRFHLALGEIAGNLVYRTIQATIHENIYPYFDRYVPKDQATLQGNYEDLCAVVDAIVRGDEKDAVVCMQAHLARYDQYIDGAELPLHL
- a CDS encoding alpha/beta hydrolase; amino-acid sequence: METKLCLIHGMWGSPALWHNYRFFFESNGYKVCCPALPHHIPPGETNKVAREGMASYLSSLEKQLIHDAADTILIGHSMGGLLAQILASRHPFKAIILITPAPPAEVSGLDFSSFFTFLPILFLGNFWQKALIPNRESFHRICGGRLSAETESDLFSSLVPESGKAFSEMAFPFLHSSKICSVPPHAIRCPIRIYSGGRDVVTPPSVVRRISRYYNTEQIHYPPLSHGMIWEPEWEDVARHILEWIRNLAAHSQRTS
- a CDS encoding helix-turn-helix transcriptional regulator — protein: MYLNRKEVAARLCVSPGTVTAMVRRGDLPQPIRWGPFTLRWPVSDIEEAERKALSERPFVPRQPRNPPGRPRKHSEKDHALH
- a CDS encoding bifunctional proline dehydrogenase/L-glutamate gamma-semialdehyde dehydrogenase, which encodes MSHIMQDPLVMKAAARAAQWQSRANSLLTSEEKRIQSQMAKLLNRPEDKIILTKLIDRSFRSSDFSRVAEQVAHVLDDDGFPRFFSLPEKALALLFTIAGRHVPGFSVPKLVEAIRRQSSRAIVPGEPDDLRAHLHARKAEGVRMNINHLGEAVLGEGECRIRLKTYLDDLNDPDVEYISVKISTIYSQISSFAFEETVSVLVERLSLLYRTAAASTFCHPDGRVSPKFVNLDMEEYRDLAITAEAFQRTLDQPEFFSHRAGLVLQAYLPDAWPMQQHLTEWAKKRVAAGGAPIKIRLVKGANMEMEQVDAALHNWPLAPYDNKLYVDANYRRMVDYGMNPGNMGAVHLGIASHNLFELAYAWERAVANGVRDCVGFEMLEGMADHVRRAIQETTGAVLYYAPVASKDQFINAIAYLIRRLDENTGPENFLRYACQLSVHSAQWKYLADQYYASCNMKDRVPAVFHRNQNRSLEEEQGPQGTFHEKRFVNEADTDFSLTANRSWAQSVREKWEVREGQEPLKIPLVIAGEEVFLGRQTKVQLDPSTATGESRRESAIFAMGTGEDVEKAVATAVADPDGWRSLSFEERHRILSGVAVELRRLRGDLIGAAAANTGKLFSEADPEISEAIDFVEFYPYSVQNFTELSGIGARGRGVGVVVSPWNFPVAIPCGGVAASLAAGNTVIFKPASDAVLAAWVLCQAFWKAGVSRNTLQFLPGSGSSVGSKLVNHAGVDFVILTGGTETGIRILKDRPDLLFCAETGGKNGTIVSSMSDRDAAIANVIHSAFSNTGQKCSATSLLVLEKDVYDDEKFRQQLVDAASSWHVGTPWDFRSKIGPLVQPPSGDLLRAMTTLEPGEEWALKPEQVGDNPYLWTPGIKYGSREGGYSHMTEFFGPLLCVMRAENMDHAISIVNATGYGLTSALESLDPREQEKWKSSIRAGNLYINRGSTGAIVLRQPFGGMGKSALGSGIKAGGPNYVSQFMTLEEKGWPRTGSLDADHSLLRLSQDLELKAKWGGMEECKEDILQFSRAVPSYLYWWQEEFSREKDYFRLRGQDNLVRYLPVGKTVIRIHARDSLFDILARVAACRVVGAPFELSAEPGCQNAALKYLETHWGKQLLEGVRPCMESDRSLAARIPFLDRIRYAAEDRVPRMLLERAAETGFYVARTPVLMEGRIELLQYLREQSICHTYHRYGNLGERGLL